One Electrophorus electricus isolate fEleEle1 chromosome 10, fEleEle1.pri, whole genome shotgun sequence genomic region harbors:
- the LOC113570604 gene encoding steroid 21-hydroxylase isoform X2, with translation MEGPALCVLGAALLFLMWMFVIHLPGKRYRQTNTDGSTNSQTKALVPKPRHFLSSLFPHSVSPCLPGPPPLPLLGNIHELTRDHLPLHLTALARRYGNIYRLYCGNTTMVILNSSEIIREALVKKWSDFAGRPHSYTGDKVSGGGQSISLGDYSEEWKTHRRLAHSALQRCTADSLHSIIEKQALHLKQVLLDYNEKAVDLSEDFTVAASNVITTLTFGKSYNKSSVELQELHGCLNEIVALWGSPWITALDSFPLLRWLPNPPFSRLMKEVARRNELIRTHLEEFKKTGGKEEGTLAASLLRCLESPDGTAQKMTLTAIRMHMTIVDLLIGGTETAAAWLSWAIAFLLHRPEVQAAVHEELRTVLQGQDPRYSDRHRLPYLCAVINEVLRLRPVAPLAVPHKASRDSRIAGYFIPKDTVIIPNLFGAHHDPEVWSDPYSFRPERFLDRGGGSLRALMPFGGGARLCLGESVAKMELFLFTAYLLRDFQFMPASQEEPLPDLRGVASVVLKARPYRVIARPRAK, from the exons ATGGAGGGACCGGCGCTGTGTGTCCTGggtgcagcactgctgttcctgATGTGGATGTTTGTCATCCATCTTCCAGGGAAACGTTACAGACAGACCAATACGGATGGCAGTACCAACAGCCAGACTAAAG CTCTCGTGCCCAAACCTCGGCACTTCCTCTCATCGCTgttccctcactctgtctctccctgtctccctggacctcctcctctccccctcctggGAAACATACATGAGCTGACCCGAGACCACCTCCCCCTGCACCTGACAGCACTGGCACGTCGCTATGGAAACATCTACCGCCTCTACTGTGGCAACACCA CCATGGTGATTCTGAACAGTAGTGAGATCATTCGTGAAGCCCTGGTCAAAAAGTGGTCAGACTTTGCAGGAAGACCCCATTCATACACTG GTGATAAAGTGTCGGGTGGGGGCCAGTCCATCTCTCTGGGTGACTACAGTGAGGAGTGGAAGACCCATCGGCGCCTGGCTCATAGTGCTTTGCAGCGCTGTACTGCTGACTCCCTGCATTCTATTATAGAAAAGCAAGCACTTCATCTCAAGCAg GTGTTGCTGGACTACAACGAGAAAGCAGTGGACCTGTCAGAAGACTTTACCGTAGCAGCAAGTAACGTCATCACCACACTGACCTTCGGAAAATCC tACAACAAAAGTTCAGTGGAGCTACAGGAACTGCATGGCTGTCTGAATGAGATCGTAGCTCTGTGGGGTTCACCCTGGATCACGGCCCTTGACTCTTTTCCTCTGCTCAGG TGGTTGCCAAATCCTCCCTTTTCCCGTCTCATGAAAGAGGTGGCTAGACGGAATGAACTCATCAGAACCCACCTGGAGGAGTTTAAG AAAACAGGTGGTAAAGAAGAGGGAACTCTCGCAGCTTCACTTCTACGGTGCCTCGAATCTCCAGATGGAACGGCACAGAAGATG ACTCTGACAGCCATCCGTATGCACATGACTATAGTGGACCTGCTCATAGGAGGAACAGAGACTGCTGCAGCCTGGCTCAGCTGGGCCATCGCATTCCTCCTGCACAGGCCAGAG GTGCAGGCTGCGGTGCATGAGGAGCTGAGGACCGTGCTGCAGGGGCAGGACCCGCGCTACAGTGACAGGCACAGGCTGCCCTATCTGTGTGCCGTGATCAACGAGGTGCTGAGACTGAGGCCTGTCGCTCCGCTAGCCGTGCCGCACAAGGCCAGCCGGGACAGCAG AATTGCAGGATATTTCATCCCCAAGGACACAGTGATTATCCCCAATTTATTTGGAGCCCATCATGATCCAGAGGTTTGGAGTGACCCATACAGCTTCAGACCAG AGCGCTTTCTGGATAGAGGCGGTGGTTCCCTCCGGGCCCTCATGCCTTTCGGAGGGGGTGCACGGCTATGTCTCGGGGAGTCTGTGGCCAAAATGGAGCTCTTCTTGTTCACTGCCTACCTGCTACGAGACTTCCAGTTCATGCCAGCCAGCCAAGAAGAGCCACTCCCTGACCTGCGTGGGGTGGCCAGCGTAGTCCTAAAGGCCCGGCCTTACAGAGTCATAGCCCGTCCTAGAGCCAAATAA
- the LOC113570604 gene encoding steroid 21-hydroxylase isoform X1, with protein sequence MEGPALCVLGAALLFLMWMFVIHLPGKRYRQTNTDGSTNSQTKALVPKPRHFLSSLFPHSVSPCLPGPPPLPLLGNIHELTRDHLPLHLTALARRYGNIYRLYCGNTTMVILNSSEIIREALVKKWSDFAGRPHSYTGDKVSGGGQSISLGDYSEEWKTHRRLAHSALQRCTADSLHSIIEKQALHLKQVLLDYNEKAVDLSEDFTVAASNVITTLTFGKSYNKSSVELQELHGCLNEIVALWGSPWITALDSFPLLRWLPNPPFSRLMKEVARRNELIRTHLEEFKQKTGGKEEGTLAASLLRCLESPDGTAQKMTLTAIRMHMTIVDLLIGGTETAAAWLSWAIAFLLHRPEVQAAVHEELRTVLQGQDPRYSDRHRLPYLCAVINEVLRLRPVAPLAVPHKASRDSRIAGYFIPKDTVIIPNLFGAHHDPEVWSDPYSFRPERFLDRGGGSLRALMPFGGGARLCLGESVAKMELFLFTAYLLRDFQFMPASQEEPLPDLRGVASVVLKARPYRVIARPRAK encoded by the exons ATGGAGGGACCGGCGCTGTGTGTCCTGggtgcagcactgctgttcctgATGTGGATGTTTGTCATCCATCTTCCAGGGAAACGTTACAGACAGACCAATACGGATGGCAGTACCAACAGCCAGACTAAAG CTCTCGTGCCCAAACCTCGGCACTTCCTCTCATCGCTgttccctcactctgtctctccctgtctccctggacctcctcctctccccctcctggGAAACATACATGAGCTGACCCGAGACCACCTCCCCCTGCACCTGACAGCACTGGCACGTCGCTATGGAAACATCTACCGCCTCTACTGTGGCAACACCA CCATGGTGATTCTGAACAGTAGTGAGATCATTCGTGAAGCCCTGGTCAAAAAGTGGTCAGACTTTGCAGGAAGACCCCATTCATACACTG GTGATAAAGTGTCGGGTGGGGGCCAGTCCATCTCTCTGGGTGACTACAGTGAGGAGTGGAAGACCCATCGGCGCCTGGCTCATAGTGCTTTGCAGCGCTGTACTGCTGACTCCCTGCATTCTATTATAGAAAAGCAAGCACTTCATCTCAAGCAg GTGTTGCTGGACTACAACGAGAAAGCAGTGGACCTGTCAGAAGACTTTACCGTAGCAGCAAGTAACGTCATCACCACACTGACCTTCGGAAAATCC tACAACAAAAGTTCAGTGGAGCTACAGGAACTGCATGGCTGTCTGAATGAGATCGTAGCTCTGTGGGGTTCACCCTGGATCACGGCCCTTGACTCTTTTCCTCTGCTCAGG TGGTTGCCAAATCCTCCCTTTTCCCGTCTCATGAAAGAGGTGGCTAGACGGAATGAACTCATCAGAACCCACCTGGAGGAGTTTAAG CAGAAAACAGGTGGTAAAGAAGAGGGAACTCTCGCAGCTTCACTTCTACGGTGCCTCGAATCTCCAGATGGAACGGCACAGAAGATG ACTCTGACAGCCATCCGTATGCACATGACTATAGTGGACCTGCTCATAGGAGGAACAGAGACTGCTGCAGCCTGGCTCAGCTGGGCCATCGCATTCCTCCTGCACAGGCCAGAG GTGCAGGCTGCGGTGCATGAGGAGCTGAGGACCGTGCTGCAGGGGCAGGACCCGCGCTACAGTGACAGGCACAGGCTGCCCTATCTGTGTGCCGTGATCAACGAGGTGCTGAGACTGAGGCCTGTCGCTCCGCTAGCCGTGCCGCACAAGGCCAGCCGGGACAGCAG AATTGCAGGATATTTCATCCCCAAGGACACAGTGATTATCCCCAATTTATTTGGAGCCCATCATGATCCAGAGGTTTGGAGTGACCCATACAGCTTCAGACCAG AGCGCTTTCTGGATAGAGGCGGTGGTTCCCTCCGGGCCCTCATGCCTTTCGGAGGGGGTGCACGGCTATGTCTCGGGGAGTCTGTGGCCAAAATGGAGCTCTTCTTGTTCACTGCCTACCTGCTACGAGACTTCCAGTTCATGCCAGCCAGCCAAGAAGAGCCACTCCCTGACCTGCGTGGGGTGGCCAGCGTAGTCCTAAAGGCCCGGCCTTACAGAGTCATAGCCCGTCCTAGAGCCAAATAA
- the tnxba gene encoding tenascin produces MSAETDKKHVHSNVTTDLRESVKKKVDSEETLTTTQTKTHVNRTKKLISIGMVEAHNITATGFVITWEAPQGLFKTFTVTIKEVLSGNKDEDSAKEPDDDEPTAGTEAELHSSNRTLEPLRTPDRRSSKKSTQVLAGSARSYQFRNLLAQTRYSVSVVSSGRGLRSKIHRLFVSTGPEPPTELLFSNITETSFSVSWTKPKSKVTEFKVTYTNSANGETGSMSVDSQLSHVLISKLSAGSSYEVSVRSILETTESEPTTASVTTVPNSPSYLHAVNVTDTKALLLWKPAQAKVDHYILTYGSAKSPNVTVTVMLSGSSVEHQLKGLHRSTLYTVKIRSQINSLQSSSVSTTFTTASVTPSEVTFNSAVISWKASRLVFRSYRLTYQLGEEIKEVILNPTVTRYQLTGLMPFTNYTIKVDGEREGQYISILSSAFTTAQLPYPYPTDCSQVQLNGVKESGEAEVYPEGTDGEPVWVYCDMETDGGGWTVFQRRMDGSTDFFRGWKDYSKGFGHLSTEFWLGNDLLHALTSLTPMSLRIDLRSGNDTVYAHYSSFTVGSEENHYAIELFGYTGTAGDSMRYHNGRPFSTKDKDPRPLSIHCAKAYMGGWWYKNCYKANLNGLYATFSENQGVVWIDWKGKDTSLPFTEMKVRPVSLRPTVMKSQR; encoded by the exons ATGTCTGCTGAAACAGATAAGAAGCACGTCCACAGCAATGTGACAACAGATCTGAGAGAGTCCGTAAAGAAAAAGGTGGACAGTGAGGAAACGTTAACGACCACTCAGACGAAAACGCACGTCAACAGGACCAAGAAATTGATCAGCATCGGGATGGTTGAGGCTCATAACATAACCGCAACTGGATTTGTCATAACATGGGAAGCCCCTCAGGGATTGTTCAAGACATTCACAGTGACAATAAAGGAAGTTCTATCAGGAAATAAGGATGAAGATAGCGCAAAGGAACCTGATGATGATGAACCTACTGCTGGAACTGAGGCTGAGTTACACAGTTCAAACAGAACCTTAGAACCCCTCAGAACCCCCGATAGAAGGAGTTCGAAGAAGTCAACCCAGGTGCTTGCAGGCTCTGCTCGCTCCTATCAGTTCAGGAATCTTCTAGCTCAGACGCGGTACTCAGTCTCTGTGGTCAGCTCTGGACGAGGCTTAAGATCCAAAATTCACCGTCTCTTTGTGTCCACAG GTCCTGAGCCACCCACAGAACTTCTGTTCAGCAATATTACAGAAACATCCTTCTCTGTGTCATGGACCAAGCCTAAAAGCAAAGTAACAGAGTTCAAGGTCACATACACCAACTCTGCAAATG GGGAGACTGGATCCATGTCTGTTGATTCACAGCTGTCCCACGTTCTCATTTCCAAGCTCTCGGCTGGCTCCTCCTATGAAGTTAGCGTGAGGTCCATTCTGGAAACAACCGAGAGTGAGCCGACTACTGCCTCTGTTACTACAG TACCCAACTCCCCCAGTTATCTCCATGCAGTGAATGTTACAGACACCAAAGCACTACTGTTATGGAAGCCTGCTCAAGCTAAAGTTGACCATTACATCCTCACTTATGGGTCTGCAAAAT CTCCTAatgtgacagtgacagtgatgcTCTCTGGCAGTTCAGTGGAGCACCAACTCAAAGGCCTGCACAGATCTACTCTCTACACAGTGAAAATCAGAAGCCAAATCAACAGCCTCCAGAGTAGCTCTGTCTCCACAACCTTCACAACAGCAAGTG TGACACCCAGTGAAGTCACTTTCAATTCAGCTGTGATTTCATGGAAGGCCTCTCGTCTGGTTTTCAGAAGCTACAGGCTTACATACCAGCTAGGAGAGGAGATTAAG GAAGTGATCCTGAATCCAACTGTGACACGATATCAGCTGACCGGTCTGATGCCATTCACTAACTACACCATAAAAGTAGATGGAGAGCGTGAAGGGCAGTATATCAGCATTCTCTCCAGTGCATTCACCACTG CCCAGCTGCCTTACCCGTACCCAACAGACTGCTCCCAGGTGCAGCTGAATGGGGTGAAGGAATCTGGGGAGGCCGAGGTCTATCCCGAGGGGACCGACGGCGAGCCAGTGTGGGTCTACTGTGACATGGAGACTGACGGAGGAGGCTGGACA GTATTCCAGAGAAGAATGGATGGATCTACAGATTTCTTTAGAGGCTGGAAAGATTACAGCAAGGGATTTGGACACCTGAGTACAGAATTTTGGCTCG GAAATGACCTCCTTCACGCCCTAACGAGCCTGACTCCAATGAGCTTGCGCATTGACCTGCGTTCAGGAAACGACACTGTCTATGCTCACTACTCCAGCTTCACTGTGGGATCTGAGGAAAATCATTATGCCATTGAACTATTCGGATACACTGGCACTGCTG gggaCTCCATGAGGTACCACAATGGTCGTCCATTCTCCACCAAGGACAAGGATCCCAGGCCCCTCAGTATCCACTGTGCCAAGGCCTATATGGGAGGCTGGTGGTACAAGAACTGCTACAAAGCCAATCTCAATGGCCTTTATGCCACGTTCTCTGAGAACCAG GGGGTCGTGTGGATCGACTGGAAGGGAAAGGACACCTCCCTGCCGTTCACTGAGATGAAAGTGCGGCCTGTCTCTCTGAGACCCACTGTGATGAAAAGCCAGCGCTAG